From a single Rutidosis leptorrhynchoides isolate AG116_Rl617_1_P2 chromosome 5, CSIRO_AGI_Rlap_v1, whole genome shotgun sequence genomic region:
- the LOC139848812 gene encoding uncharacterized protein, whose amino-acid sequence MNEDHWVTAALTNDAVVAELLIRLKQQQSSSSQPPLLPSVTWAHRKSRSRPHPSTTTAATTATDAVVNGDMRKEQQQSGSPTTPLCWTSEDGYDESNRPSDLSSGGCRSTKGGLGNEGATTSSYKKSRKRKSFAELKEEEDFLLKEQLHLNKIDLHQNSRKETDKMPETVNHRVQTSSVKVPKIETKALETGFVLPDLNMAPDDEES is encoded by the exons ATGAACGAAGACCACTGGGTTACGGCGGCGTTAACAAACGACGCCGTCGTAGCCGAACTTCTCATCCGTTTAAAACAACAACAATCTTCATCTTCACAACCGCCTTTATTACCTTCGGTTACGTGGGCTCATCGTAAGTCACGCTCTAGACCACATCCTTCCACCACCACCGCCGCAACCACCGCCACCGACGCCGTCGTTAATGGTGATATGAGAAAAGAGCAACAACAAAGTGGTAGCCCAACGACGCCGTTATGTTGGACCAGTGAAGACGGTTACGATGAATCTAATCGTCCTTCAGATCTTTCTTCCGGCGGCTGTAGATCCACCAAG GGTGGTTTGGGGAATGAAGGTGCAACCACATCTAGCTACAAGAAATCAAGAAAAAGAAAG TCATTTGCTGAACTTAAAGAGGAAGAAGATTTCCTCTTGAAGGAACAGCTACATTTAAATAAG ATTGATTTGCATCAGAACTCTAGAAAGGAAACAGATAAGATGCCTGAAACTGTTAACCATAGAGTTCAGACATCAAGTGTGAAGGTGCCCAAAATTGAAACCAAGGCTCTTGAAACCGGGTTTGTTTTGCCCGATTTAAACATGGCACCAGACGATGAAGAAAGTTGA